From a single Fuerstiella sp. genomic region:
- the ppk1 gene encoding polyphosphate kinase 1, giving the protein MSKMFVNRELSWLEFNQRVLDEGRDTKVPLLERLRFLAITASNLDEFFMVRIGGLKTAIRQNSESTGPEGMTPAEQLSAATARVHSMMADLYEFFLNELDPQLTKVGIRRRHSTELTEDQTAYVEGIFDEQISSVLTPIAIHDPSRFPLLQGHTVNIAVQLAPEEGQDDFRFAVIPFGKSDLRFITLPSDGGFEFILAEDLIELFIQRFFPGEDVISTVAFRITRNADMSVREDDGSDLLAEMEDILDERKESFCVRLELSDQVTSPLQSFLKSLLRISDSDVYVVPGPTGFSDFMRLADLNGFSDYRYPRWTPKDSPRMEPGASIFDVIRAGDVLLVHPYESFDPVVRLVNESADDPDVLAIKQTLYRTSRNSPIIEGLMRAAESGKNVTAIVELKARFDEARNIEWARRMEYAGIQVIYGVRGLKTHAKACIVVRREPQGFVRYVHFGTGNYNEITARLYTDLSYMTCQEDLGSDAVSWFNAVTGYSQLQELRRLVSAPVGLREKILEMISLETEHARNGGEARIVAKCNSLADPEIIQALYDAAQAGVNIQLNVRGICCLMPQVPGLSDRIHVTSIVDRFLEHSRIFYFYHGGDRLVFISSADLMPRNLDRRVELLIPILDEDCKQRVIELLELCLDDNVKVRRILPNGGYETVSTTFPTVRSQEECQRLATKAEEQAVKRKRMMFTPQSPQ; this is encoded by the coding sequence GAGAACTCAGCTGGCTGGAATTCAACCAGCGTGTACTGGACGAAGGCCGCGATACCAAGGTGCCTTTACTGGAACGATTGAGATTCCTGGCGATCACGGCATCGAACCTCGATGAGTTCTTTATGGTCCGAATCGGAGGCCTGAAGACAGCAATCCGCCAAAATTCCGAATCGACCGGTCCGGAGGGAATGACACCTGCTGAACAACTGTCCGCTGCGACCGCTCGGGTCCATTCCATGATGGCAGACCTGTACGAATTTTTTCTGAACGAACTCGATCCCCAGCTGACGAAAGTCGGCATCCGCCGACGACATTCTACGGAATTAACCGAAGATCAAACGGCATATGTTGAAGGTATCTTTGACGAACAAATTTCATCAGTCCTGACTCCGATTGCGATCCATGATCCGTCTCGTTTTCCGCTGCTGCAGGGTCACACGGTCAATATCGCCGTTCAACTTGCGCCTGAAGAAGGACAGGATGACTTTCGATTTGCTGTCATCCCGTTCGGAAAATCGGACTTGAGATTCATCACGCTGCCTTCCGATGGAGGTTTCGAATTCATCCTTGCGGAAGATCTGATCGAGTTGTTCATCCAGCGATTCTTTCCAGGGGAAGACGTCATCTCCACGGTCGCGTTTCGAATCACCCGCAATGCTGATATGAGCGTCCGTGAAGATGATGGTTCAGATCTGCTGGCCGAAATGGAAGACATTCTGGATGAACGCAAGGAGAGTTTTTGCGTGCGTCTGGAACTTTCCGATCAGGTAACAAGCCCGCTGCAGTCATTTCTGAAATCTTTGTTACGGATTTCTGACAGCGACGTCTATGTGGTACCGGGGCCAACCGGATTCAGTGACTTCATGCGACTGGCGGACCTGAACGGATTCAGTGACTACCGGTACCCTCGATGGACTCCTAAAGACTCGCCGCGGATGGAACCTGGAGCATCCATCTTCGACGTCATTCGGGCCGGGGATGTATTGCTGGTGCATCCGTATGAATCGTTTGATCCGGTGGTACGACTGGTCAATGAATCGGCAGACGATCCGGACGTGCTGGCGATCAAACAGACACTTTACCGTACCAGTCGCAACAGTCCCATTATCGAGGGACTGATGCGAGCCGCCGAAAGCGGCAAGAACGTAACAGCAATCGTCGAATTGAAAGCCCGTTTTGACGAAGCACGTAACATTGAATGGGCCAGGAGAATGGAATATGCCGGCATTCAGGTGATTTACGGTGTTCGGGGACTCAAGACCCATGCCAAGGCCTGCATCGTCGTACGGCGGGAACCTCAGGGCTTTGTTCGTTACGTTCATTTCGGCACTGGTAATTACAACGAAATCACGGCTCGCCTGTATACGGACCTGAGCTACATGACGTGTCAGGAAGACCTGGGCAGTGACGCTGTTTCCTGGTTCAACGCAGTGACTGGTTATTCGCAACTGCAGGAACTGCGGCGACTCGTGTCCGCTCCTGTCGGATTGCGAGAAAAAATTCTGGAGATGATTTCGCTGGAAACGGAACATGCCCGGAATGGAGGCGAGGCCCGAATCGTGGCGAAATGTAACTCACTCGCCGACCCGGAAATCATTCAGGCGCTGTATGATGCTGCGCAGGCCGGCGTCAACATCCAGCTGAATGTTCGAGGCATCTGTTGTCTCATGCCACAGGTCCCCGGACTCAGTGACCGCATTCATGTGACGAGTATCGTTGATCGTTTTCTGGAACATTCACGGATCTTTTACTTCTATCACGGTGGTGACCGACTGGTCTTTATATCCAGCGCTGATCTGATGCCGCGCAATCTGGATCGTCGAGTCGAATTGTTGATTCCGATTCTGGATGAGGACTGCAAGCAGCGTGTCATCGAACTGCTGGAACTGTGCCTTGATGACAATGTTAAGGTACGCCGAATTTTACCCAACGGCGGTTACGAAACAGTTTCGACAACGTTTCCGACAGTGCGAAGCCAGGAAGAATGTCAGCGACTGGCTACAAAAGCAGAGGAACAAGCTGTGAAACGAAAGCGCATGATGTTTACCCCACAGTCACCACAGTAA